A stretch of [Clostridium] innocuum DNA encodes these proteins:
- a CDS encoding chromate transporter, producing MVIKMKSYKDIVWLFGINVFISTFTFGGGYVVIPMIRKYYVEKKAYFDEGELMKIAAIAQSSPGAIAINMSALAGYRVKGVSGMIISCIAAILPPLVILAVVSRLYAVIQNNTVVQAVLHGMEAGVAALIVDLIVDMYALICKEKEFFFTLMTPLVCMLNYFFQINVAILIIASALLCVVRVYCKRRSVRI from the coding sequence ATGGTGATAAAAATGAAAAGCTATAAAGATATTGTCTGGCTGTTTGGTATCAATGTATTTATCAGCACCTTTACCTTTGGCGGAGGCTATGTGGTGATACCGATGATACGAAAATATTATGTGGAGAAAAAAGCCTATTTTGACGAGGGTGAGCTCATGAAGATTGCGGCGATTGCACAATCCTCACCAGGTGCGATTGCAATTAACATGAGTGCCCTGGCAGGCTATCGTGTCAAAGGGGTAAGTGGAATGATCATCAGCTGTATCGCTGCGATTTTACCGCCGTTAGTGATTCTGGCGGTAGTTTCAAGGCTATATGCCGTTATTCAAAACAATACGGTCGTACAGGCTGTTCTGCATGGAATGGAGGCTGGTGTGGCAGCGCTGATCGTGGATTTGATTGTGGATATGTACGCACTGATTTGTAAGGAAAAGGAATTCTTTTTTACACTCATGACACCGCTTGTCTGCATGCTGAATTATTTTTTTCAGATCAACGTGGCGATCCTTATCATCGCCAGTGCGCTGCTTTGTGTGGTGCGTGTTTACTGTAAGAGAAGGAGTGTGCGAATATGA
- a CDS encoding LysR family transcriptional regulator has product MDIRRFRIFQAVAQEKSFTKAAQKLYMTQPAVSKAIHELEEELQFPLFERFPKKTIMTPVGEQFLQQVQQLLQLYDSMKQDAASLQEASILQIGSSITIANELLCPLMKQLQQAYPKLQIRVTVASTSAILEQLQQHAIDIAFLEGVIQQDSLIVQPLSFYQLKAVCSPDFLVHHMVDKLNTLAELPLLLREKGSAIRETFDSFMLLHDLCPQAAWTSTNSTVLMKGAQEGFGIAILPERMVRKKLKQGELCEIQLPQLKLMNVNHIVYKKHKHLNAPMRELLKLAEKQEAYM; this is encoded by the coding sequence ATGGATATACGCAGATTTCGAATTTTTCAGGCAGTGGCTCAGGAAAAAAGCTTCACAAAAGCAGCACAGAAGCTGTATATGACGCAGCCTGCCGTATCCAAAGCAATTCATGAGCTGGAGGAAGAACTGCAGTTTCCTTTATTTGAACGGTTTCCAAAGAAGACGATTATGACGCCGGTTGGTGAACAGTTTCTCCAGCAGGTACAGCAGCTGCTGCAGCTATATGACAGCATGAAACAGGATGCTGCTTCGTTACAGGAAGCCTCCATATTACAAATCGGCTCCAGTATAACGATTGCCAATGAGCTGCTTTGTCCGCTGATGAAGCAGTTGCAGCAGGCTTACCCAAAGCTGCAAATCCGTGTCACCGTAGCAAGTACCTCAGCGATTCTGGAACAGCTGCAGCAGCATGCGATTGATATTGCGTTTCTGGAGGGTGTCATACAGCAGGATTCTCTAATTGTCCAGCCGCTTTCCTTCTACCAGCTCAAGGCAGTCTGCAGTCCGGATTTTCTTGTCCATCATATGGTAGACAAGCTGAATACCCTGGCAGAGCTTCCTCTTCTCTTACGGGAAAAAGGAAGCGCAATCCGTGAAACCTTTGACAGCTTTATGCTATTGCACGATCTATGTCCGCAAGCCGCTTGGACATCGACCAATTCCACAGTTTTAATGAAGGGGGCACAGGAGGGCTTTGGAATCGCCATATTGCCGGAGCGAATGGTAAGAAAAAAACTGAAGCAGGGAGAATTATGTGAAATCCAATTGCCGCAGCTAAAGCTTATGAATGTCAATCATATTGTCTATAAGAAGCATAAGCATCTCAATGCCCCTATGCGTGAGCTGTTGAAGCTGGCAGAAAAACAGGAAGCTTATATGTAA
- a CDS encoding D-alanine--D-alanine ligase yields MEKIKLAIIFGGKSSEYPVSLHSAGSLIHKINKEHYELIFIGISKDGKWYAYDGDVDGIEHDTWLCEAHCTPCVLSSSEGCRGFLKLHADGTFTRIEVDCIFPILHGKNGEDGTIQGLFELSGIPYVGCGHMSSAICMDKEMAHIVMEHAGISCAPFVCVYEADDLDYRKVYEHAKETLGLPIFIKPANAGSSFGIHRMESFDGFEEAMKDAFYHDGKGKVILETTIEGFEIGVAVMGNKELFAGSVDEIETAAPFFDYEGKYEMVDSHIYCPARISPKLFEEAREIAKKAYRAMNCKGMTRVDMFVTPEDTIILNEVNTIPGFTDTSRYPTMMKEAGIPFPELIDKLVALAMEE; encoded by the coding sequence ATGGAAAAGATAAAATTAGCGATTATATTCGGAGGAAAGTCAAGTGAATACCCGGTTTCCCTGCATTCTGCGGGAAGTCTGATTCACAAAATCAATAAAGAGCACTATGAGCTTATTTTCATCGGAATCAGCAAGGATGGGAAATGGTATGCATATGATGGTGATGTGGATGGTATCGAGCATGATACCTGGCTGTGTGAGGCGCACTGTACACCGTGTGTATTGTCCAGCAGTGAAGGCTGCAGGGGCTTTTTGAAGCTGCATGCGGATGGAACCTTTACACGCATTGAGGTGGATTGCATCTTCCCGATTCTGCATGGAAAAAACGGAGAGGACGGAACGATTCAGGGCTTGTTTGAGCTGAGTGGCATCCCATACGTCGGCTGCGGGCACATGAGCAGTGCGATCTGTATGGATAAGGAAATGGCACATATCGTCATGGAGCATGCCGGTATTTCGTGTGCCCCGTTTGTATGTGTATATGAGGCTGATGATTTGGATTATCGCAAAGTATACGAACATGCGAAGGAAACGCTGGGACTTCCGATTTTCATCAAGCCGGCCAATGCCGGAAGCAGCTTTGGAATTCACAGGATGGAGTCCTTTGACGGCTTTGAGGAAGCGATGAAGGATGCCTTCTATCATGACGGCAAGGGCAAGGTTATTTTGGAAACAACCATTGAGGGCTTTGAAATCGGAGTAGCTGTGATGGGAAACAAGGAGCTTTTTGCGGGCAGTGTGGATGAAATCGAAACAGCTGCGCCTTTCTTCGATTATGAGGGGAAATATGAGATGGTGGATTCCCATATCTACTGTCCGGCACGAATCAGTCCGAAGCTGTTTGAGGAAGCAAGAGAAATCGCAAAAAAGGCATATCGTGCCATGAACTGCAAGGGAATGACCCGTGTTGATATGTTTGTGACACCGGAGGATACCATCATATTGAATGAAGTCAATACCATTCCTGGCTTTACCGACACCTCCCGTTATCCGACTATGATGAAGGAGGCCGGTATTCCGTTTCCGGAACTGATTGACAAGCTTGTTGCACTGGCAATGGAAGAATGA
- a CDS encoding MerR family transcriptional regulator, with product MLTIGEFSKICKVSTKTLRYYETIDLLNPICIKAESGYRYYAIEQLKNMLFINRMKTYGFSLDEIRTLLKWEEQGESKLLQNALLSHRKILQEQILWMQQTLHELEADVATVQKEEMIMSYLDDIDIQLVEVPEMFLLSTRRMVNMEDCAKGFISFYEPLFEKIRKGRLTICKAPLSIYHSKEYQDEGFDMEFAIPVKERVTGTRDFSPGLCIRTVCRGSYHQIPSVYARHQEWMETEGYIYRLPPYDVYITHPDEVADMEENITEIYSPIMKR from the coding sequence ATGCTGACAATCGGTGAGTTTTCCAAAATATGCAAGGTTTCCACCAAAACGCTGCGATACTATGAAACGATTGATCTTTTGAATCCGATTTGTATCAAGGCAGAAAGCGGATACCGCTATTATGCCATCGAACAGCTGAAGAATATGCTGTTTATCAACCGTATGAAGACATACGGCTTTTCACTGGATGAAATCCGTACACTGCTGAAATGGGAGGAGCAGGGAGAATCAAAGCTATTGCAAAATGCCCTGCTTTCCCATCGCAAAATATTGCAGGAGCAGATACTCTGGATGCAGCAGACTCTTCATGAGCTGGAAGCGGATGTAGCGACAGTGCAGAAAGAAGAGATGATCATGTCATATCTGGATGATATAGATATACAGCTGGTCGAGGTACCGGAGATGTTTCTTTTATCGACACGGCGCATGGTAAATATGGAGGACTGTGCAAAGGGCTTTATTTCTTTTTATGAGCCACTGTTTGAAAAAATTCGCAAAGGACGGCTGACCATCTGCAAGGCGCCGCTTTCCATATATCACAGCAAGGAGTATCAGGATGAAGGCTTCGATATGGAATTTGCAATTCCGGTAAAGGAGCGGGTTACGGGTACGCGTGATTTCTCACCGGGGCTGTGTATCCGCACCGTATGCAGAGGAAGCTATCACCAGATTCCTTCCGTCTATGCAAGGCATCAGGAATGGATGGAAACGGAAGGCTATATCTATCGGCTTCCGCCGTATGATGTCTACATCACGCATCCGGATGAGGTGGCAGATATGGAAGAGAATATCACTGAAATCTATTCTCCGATCATGAAGCGCTAG
- a CDS encoding chromate transporter, whose product MKLLQLFFAFFRIGLFSIGGGYAIIPMIRDQVVLSNHWLSMREFTDIITISQMTPGPLAVNTSTFVGMRVAGVSGALAATIGCICMGVLISYVLYHIFQRFSSSVFFMEILKGLKAASLGLIMSAALILLAIAFFKNGDLKLTSLQPAAVAIFAIVLWISRKWKINPIALMLLSGLLGVWIYQ is encoded by the coding sequence ATGAAGCTGCTGCAGCTGTTCTTTGCATTTTTCCGTATCGGATTGTTCAGCATTGGTGGCGGTTATGCCATCATCCCGATGATTCGTGATCAGGTGGTGCTGTCCAATCACTGGCTGAGCATGCGGGAATTTACGGATATCATAACCATTTCGCAAATGACGCCGGGGCCTCTGGCTGTCAATACCTCGACCTTTGTCGGTATGCGGGTAGCCGGTGTCAGCGGAGCACTGGCAGCCACCATTGGCTGCATTTGTATGGGCGTGCTTATTTCCTATGTGCTCTATCATATCTTTCAGCGGTTTTCCTCCTCCGTCTTTTTCATGGAAATACTGAAGGGCCTGAAGGCAGCCTCGCTGGGGCTGATCATGTCCGCCGCACTGATTCTGCTTGCAATTGCGTTTTTCAAAAACGGGGATTTGAAGCTGACCTCTTTGCAGCCTGCGGCAGTCGCTATTTTTGCCATCGTGCTATGGATCAGCAGAAAATGGAAAATCAATCCGATTGCATTGATGCTGCTGTCCGGTCTGCTTGGCGTATGGATCTATCAGTAG
- a CDS encoding AAA family ATPase encodes MKKIPIGLKDYRKLKEENYYVVDKSLMIKEFMDRGSEVTLITRPRRFHRNIADTFGIRQEAR; translated from the coding sequence ATGAAGAAAATCCCCATTGGGTTGAAGGATTACCGCAAGCTGAAGGAAGAAAACTATTATGTCGTGGATAAGAGCCTGATGATTAAAGAATTTATGGATCGGGGCAGCGAAGTCACCTTAATCACACGGCCAAGGCGCTTTCACCGAAATATTGCCGATACCTTTGGTATCCGACAAGAGGCGCGCTAG
- a CDS encoding UDP-N-acetylmuramoyl-tripeptide--D-alanyl-D-alanine ligase, producing the protein MIIRSIDAIIRMLDADYIENADIEEKIQGVCIDSRKVVEGNLYIPIHGANNNGHAYVQQAIYNGARAVLWERREANPPKEIVVILVDDTTAALQQLAKAYRDQLNMKVVGVTGSNGKTSTKDILASVLAKHFITQKTLGNYNNEIGVPLTLLSLSENCEAAVVEMGMENLQELSFLTQIVRPDIAIISNVGTAHLENLGTMENIARAKMEITEGLGEHGLLIYNGDQQLLRNAAIEKQIPGCIKIRTFGKDEQNDVVVHQVHQLPDGLCFSIKDQVYHLDMIGKHQAMNATAAWIAARALGLDEEEIAQGFASVEKTGLRNELVRVNQCLILNDSYKSNPQSALAAVDTMEEFDIPYKLAVLGDMLELGETSDMIHYTLGKDISSYHLQEVLTIGDMACYIAQGARDNMEHTLVRHFTDKEELLNYLRPYMHKECMLLVKGSRGMKLDEVVDELVKEQQ; encoded by the coding sequence ATGATTATCCGATCGATAGACGCTATTATCCGCATGCTGGATGCGGATTACATAGAAAATGCAGATATTGAGGAAAAAATACAGGGTGTCTGCATTGACTCCAGAAAGGTGGTAGAGGGAAACCTGTATATACCGATTCATGGAGCGAACAACAACGGGCATGCCTATGTGCAGCAGGCCATTTATAACGGTGCGAGGGCTGTCTTGTGGGAACGAAGGGAAGCGAATCCTCCCAAGGAGATTGTCGTCATTCTAGTAGATGATACAACAGCAGCTTTGCAGCAGCTGGCTAAGGCTTATCGTGATCAGCTGAATATGAAGGTTGTCGGAGTTACCGGCAGCAATGGAAAAACGAGTACGAAGGATATCCTTGCCTCCGTACTTGCAAAGCATTTTATTACGCAGAAAACACTTGGAAACTACAATAATGAAATCGGTGTACCGTTAACACTTCTTTCTTTGTCGGAAAACTGTGAGGCTGCGGTTGTGGAAATGGGAATGGAGAATCTGCAGGAGCTTTCCTTTCTGACACAGATCGTGCGTCCGGATATCGCTATTATTTCCAATGTCGGTACTGCACATCTGGAAAACCTTGGAACCATGGAGAATATAGCCAGAGCGAAGATGGAGATTACAGAGGGGCTTGGGGAGCATGGATTGCTGATTTATAATGGAGATCAGCAGCTTCTGCGCAATGCCGCCATTGAAAAGCAGATACCGGGCTGCATTAAAATCCGTACGTTTGGTAAGGATGAGCAAAATGATGTAGTCGTGCATCAGGTGCATCAGCTGCCAGACGGTCTGTGTTTTTCCATCAAAGATCAGGTGTACCACCTGGACATGATTGGAAAGCATCAGGCGATGAATGCCACAGCGGCATGGATCGCTGCAAGGGCACTTGGGCTGGATGAGGAAGAAATAGCGCAGGGCTTTGCAAGCGTGGAGAAGACCGGACTGCGCAATGAGCTTGTCAGGGTGAATCAGTGTCTGATTTTGAATGATTCCTATAAATCCAATCCGCAGAGTGCCTTGGCTGCGGTGGATACCATGGAGGAATTTGACATACCCTATAAACTGGCGGTGCTGGGCGATATGCTGGAGCTTGGAGAAACGAGTGATATGATTCATTACACACTGGGTAAGGATATCAGCAGCTATCATTTGCAGGAGGTTCTCACAATCGGAGACATGGCATGTTATATTGCACAGGGGGCAAGAGATAATATGGAGCATACACTGGTGCGTCATTTTACAGATAAGGAAGAGCTTTTGAACTACCTGAGACCCTATATGCATAAGGAATGCATGCTGCTGGTGAAGGGAAGCCGCGGAATGAAGCTGGATGAAGTGGTGGATGAGCTGGTAAAGGAACAACAGTAA
- a CDS encoding aminoacyl-histidine dipeptidase has translation MEHILNHEKAHQKYFEEMTAIPHGSYHEQAYSAYLVAFAKEHGLKWIQDELYNVIIYKDASAGYEDHAPVLLQAHTDMVCEKNKDTDFDFEKDALKLYIEDGFLKARGTTLGADDGVGVAYMLALLSDPDAKHPPLECVFTVQEEVGLFGAMALKKEYFQAKRMINLDDGGENATCTTSAGGVNVIMQKERILVPHDGNGYQIDVFGLHGGHSGGEIDKEHGNANKLLARVLFTLNRRYGVQLSWIQGGIKDNAIPREASAAFVCQADLETVAACVQEMKTIFAKELEFSDAGVDVAVKEVACDGVLCIEDSEEVITLLMTLPNGLRHHSMSIEGLSTASSNIGVVTTQEEAIIINASLRGAMESYVDTLAMEMDALAEVFGFHSEHEARYPAWSYRADSPMRECLKAVCQKVLGKELQLVAVHGGLECGVFKAMDEDMDIVTMGPKMQDIHTPQEALDLASFDATFTLLKAYLEEL, from the coding sequence ATGGAACATATTTTGAATCATGAAAAGGCTCATCAGAAGTATTTTGAAGAAATGACGGCAATTCCGCACGGCTCTTATCATGAGCAGGCATACAGTGCGTATCTGGTGGCGTTTGCAAAGGAACACGGACTGAAATGGATACAGGATGAACTGTATAATGTCATCATCTATAAAGATGCTTCAGCCGGCTATGAGGATCATGCCCCTGTGCTGTTACAGGCACATACGGATATGGTATGCGAAAAGAACAAGGATACGGATTTTGATTTTGAAAAGGATGCACTGAAGCTGTATATTGAAGACGGCTTTCTAAAGGCAAGGGGAACAACACTTGGCGCAGATGACGGCGTCGGTGTTGCCTATATGCTGGCTCTGCTCAGCGATCCGGATGCGAAGCACCCGCCTCTGGAATGCGTGTTTACAGTACAGGAAGAGGTGGGACTCTTTGGTGCCATGGCACTGAAAAAGGAATATTTTCAGGCAAAGCGAATGATCAATCTGGATGATGGCGGAGAAAATGCCACCTGCACAACAAGTGCAGGGGGTGTGAATGTCATTATGCAAAAGGAACGCATTCTTGTGCCGCATGATGGAAATGGCTATCAGATTGATGTGTTCGGACTTCACGGCGGACATTCCGGCGGAGAAATCGACAAGGAGCATGGGAATGCGAATAAGCTGCTGGCACGGGTCTTGTTCACGCTGAACCGTCGGTATGGTGTACAGCTGAGCTGGATACAGGGTGGAATCAAGGACAATGCGATTCCTCGGGAAGCATCTGCGGCATTTGTGTGTCAGGCGGATTTGGAAACAGTTGCGGCCTGTGTACAGGAAATGAAAACCATCTTTGCTAAGGAGCTGGAGTTCAGTGATGCCGGTGTTGACGTCGCTGTAAAGGAAGTGGCGTGTGACGGTGTCTTATGCATTGAAGACAGTGAAGAGGTGATCACGCTTTTGATGACACTGCCAAACGGTCTGCGTCATCATTCCATGAGCATTGAAGGACTGAGTACAGCGTCCAGCAACATCGGTGTTGTGACAACGCAAGAGGAGGCAATCATCATCAACGCTTCCTTACGCGGAGCTATGGAATCCTATGTGGATACACTGGCGATGGAGATGGATGCGCTTGCGGAGGTATTCGGCTTTCACAGCGAGCATGAGGCAAGATATCCGGCATGGAGCTATCGTGCGGATTCTCCTATGCGTGAATGTCTGAAAGCAGTATGTCAAAAGGTGCTGGGAAAAGAGCTGCAGCTGGTGGCTGTGCATGGTGGTCTGGAATGCGGTGTTTTCAAAGCCATGGATGAGGATATGGATATCGTTACCATGGGACCGAAGATGCAGGATATTCATACACCGCAGGAAGCGCTGGATCTGGCATCCTTCGATGCGACCTTTACACTTTTAAAGGCTTATCTGGAGGAGCTGTAA
- a CDS encoding AAA family ATPase, producing MSRRLPAHGVLAEFFDVTKDSRDIFKDTAIMQTEYARDINSYPTIFLSFADAKGDKDNIVMQMKLQLLKEYKKNEQVLEHIDRFEKPGFDLVMDGMSHLQDGSLQAVVNAISFLMTKCHQYYGKRVMLFIDE from the coding sequence ATGAGTAGGCGCCTGCCCGCCCATGGCGTGCTGGCAGAATTTTTTGATGTCACAAAGGATTCACGGGACATTTTCAAAGACACTGCCATTATGCAAACAGAATATGCAAGGGATATCAATTCATATCCGACTATTTTTCTATCCTTCGCAGATGCAAAGGGTGATAAGGATAATATCGTCATGCAGATGAAGCTCCAACTGTTAAAGGAATATAAAAAAAATGAGCAGGTACTTGAACATATCGATCGGTTTGAAAAGCCCGGATTTGATTTAGTTATGGATGGTATGTCCCATTTACAGGATGGCTCTTTACAGGCAGTTGTAAATGCTATCAGCTTTCTGATGACAAAATGCCATCAATATTACGGAAAACGGGTAATGCTGTTCATTGATGAATAG
- a CDS encoding acyltransferase, whose protein sequence is MINVERKTYYALDVAKFISAFLVVCIHTGPLLDVDATGNFILVQILARLAVPFFFVASGFLFFRKLDFKREYNDYENKAKLKHYLWRLCKIYIIWTILYLPFTYLLLKGQDGITVNSVLLYVRDFFFTGSFYHLWFLPALLVAVPVVYICLFKLGLGKTILFGFLLYLTGMAGNVYGGYLMQIPGIQSVYQAYLQVFSTTRNGLFFGVMFIAMGALFAQRTLYLKNWQVLLGFLLSAGLLFAECFALKDNGFMHDLTSMYAMLLPCMFFLFLGLLRIHLPKSKVYKTLRVLSLLIYVMHIMFVNLLLRVWPLMNSLAVYGLVMLLTLIMSCFIIICSRKVKFLKHLYA, encoded by the coding sequence ATGATTAACGTGGAACGAAAAACTTACTACGCGCTGGATGTTGCTAAATTCATCAGTGCATTTCTGGTGGTCTGCATTCACACCGGGCCGCTGCTGGATGTGGATGCCACCGGCAACTTTATCCTTGTACAGATTCTGGCCAGACTGGCGGTACCGTTCTTCTTTGTGGCGAGCGGCTTTCTGTTTTTCCGTAAGCTGGATTTCAAACGCGAATACAATGATTACGAAAACAAAGCAAAGCTGAAGCACTATCTGTGGAGGCTCTGTAAAATCTATATCATCTGGACCATTCTGTATCTGCCCTTTACCTATCTGCTGTTGAAGGGGCAGGATGGTATTACCGTAAACAGTGTGCTGCTGTACGTTCGTGATTTCTTTTTTACCGGAAGCTTTTACCACCTCTGGTTTCTGCCTGCGCTGCTGGTTGCAGTGCCTGTTGTTTACATCTGCCTTTTTAAGCTGGGTCTTGGCAAAACGATTCTTTTTGGATTTCTCCTGTATCTGACCGGCATGGCTGGTAATGTTTACGGTGGTTATCTGATGCAGATTCCGGGGATACAAAGCGTATATCAGGCATATCTGCAGGTATTTTCCACAACACGCAACGGCCTGTTCTTCGGCGTGATGTTTATCGCTATGGGGGCCCTGTTTGCACAGCGGACACTGTACCTGAAAAACTGGCAGGTACTGCTGGGATTCCTGCTCAGCGCCGGACTGCTGTTTGCGGAATGCTTCGCACTGAAAGATAACGGCTTCATGCATGATTTGACAAGTATGTATGCCATGCTGCTGCCATGTATGTTCTTTCTGTTTCTGGGATTGCTTCGTATTCATCTGCCGAAAAGCAAGGTATACAAGACACTGCGTGTTTTATCACTGCTGATTTATGTCATGCATATTATGTTTGTTAATCTGCTGCTTCGGGTATGGCCGCTGATGAATTCTCTGGCTGTTTACGGACTGGTTATGCTGCTGACGCTCATTATGTCCTGCTTTATAATTATATGTTCCAGAAAAGTTAAGTTTTTAAAGCATCTTTATGCCTGA
- the alr gene encoding alanine racemase codes for MKKVENVLKSNTRSWLEIDLTRISHNIKEVQKLIPSTSKIMAIVKANGYGHGDVECSRMMEQQGIDFFGVSSVDEGVRLRENGIQSPILVLGYTPPVHFHYLNEASLIQTLVSKEYAEKLNAYAKEQNVVVKAHAKVDTGMSRIGIIAQDHAYHIEDIKALYRLEHLDVCGIFSHFSVSDCLDEENCAFTNHQIALFERVLADLRAEGIDPGTTHLQNSYGILNYPNLHYDYVRPGLLWMGVTSDDALAIRTAPQFQPIMEWKANVSLVKDIQPGVTVSYGRHFKAEVCTRVATLAVGYADGFPRSVSNQGACVLLHGRRVPIIGNICMDQMMVDITGLDGVSEGDVATLIGCDGDEVLSVDELSRLAHTINNETLCWISQRVPRIYK; via the coding sequence ATGAAGAAGGTGGAAAATGTGCTGAAGAGCAATACGCGTTCCTGGCTGGAAATTGATCTGACCAGGATCTCACATAACATAAAGGAAGTACAGAAGCTGATTCCCTCTACAAGCAAGATTATGGCAATCGTCAAAGCGAACGGCTATGGGCACGGCGATGTGGAATGCTCCCGAATGATGGAACAGCAGGGGATTGACTTTTTTGGAGTAAGCAGTGTTGACGAAGGCGTTCGACTGCGTGAAAACGGCATCCAAAGTCCGATTCTGGTGCTGGGGTATACGCCGCCTGTTCATTTTCATTATTTGAACGAGGCTTCCCTGATCCAAACGCTGGTATCAAAGGAGTATGCAGAAAAGCTGAACGCATATGCTAAAGAGCAGAATGTTGTTGTCAAAGCACATGCCAAGGTGGATACCGGTATGTCCAGAATCGGTATTATCGCACAGGATCATGCATATCATATCGAGGATATCAAAGCGCTGTACCGTCTGGAGCATCTGGATGTCTGCGGTATTTTCTCCCACTTCAGTGTCAGTGACTGTCTGGATGAGGAAAATTGTGCCTTCACCAATCACCAGATTGCGTTGTTTGAACGTGTTCTGGCGGATTTGCGTGCAGAAGGGATTGACCCCGGTACAACGCATCTGCAGAACAGCTATGGAATTTTAAATTATCCGAACCTGCATTATGATTATGTACGTCCGGGTCTATTATGGATGGGAGTTACCAGCGATGATGCACTGGCAATTCGCACGGCACCGCAGTTTCAGCCCATCATGGAATGGAAGGCAAATGTTTCCCTGGTAAAGGATATTCAGCCCGGTGTTACGGTCAGCTACGGCCGTCATTTCAAGGCGGAAGTCTGTACGAGGGTGGCAACACTGGCTGTCGGATATGCGGATGGTTTTCCGCGCAGTGTATCCAATCAGGGAGCCTGTGTGCTGCTGCATGGCAGGCGTGTTCCCATTATCGGCAATATCTGTATGGATCAGATGATGGTGGATATCACCGGACTTGATGGTGTGAGTGAAGGCGATGTCGCTACTCTGATCGGGTGTGACGGTGATGAGGTTCTTTCCGTTGATGAACTCAGCAGACTTGCACATACCATAAACAATGAAACACTCTGCTGGATTTCACAGCGGGTACCGAGAATATACAAATAG